One segment of Chlorocebus sabaeus isolate Y175 chromosome 26, mChlSab1.0.hap1, whole genome shotgun sequence DNA contains the following:
- the GRAMD2A gene encoding GRAM domain-containing protein 2A: MTALSRSEAAEAGSNQQMHGKTASLNSAVPCKEKPDRVEEPPDYSPHWPEGLKGEEIKKCGREGITLNKYNQQYHKLFKDVPLEEVVLKVCSCALQRDLLLQGRLYISPNWLCFHASLFGRDIKVVIPVVSVQMIKKHKMARLLPNGLAITTNTSQKYIFVSLLSRDSVYDLLRRVCTHLQPSSKKSLSVREFPGKPESLEVLIPEMKWRKVCPSSRSLSLPDNIPCIPPASVDSTDSFFPSRKPSRSEKSRTQVASENGGKWAWPMPGWGPACPKKMPNCSPTAKNAVYEEDELEEEPRSTGELTLWDYRLLKVFFVLICFLVMSSSYLAFRISRLEQQLCTLSWNGPVPGHR, translated from the exons CAACCAACAAATGCACGGAAAGACAGCTTCTCTGAACAGTGCTGTGCCCTGCAAAGAGAAACCAGACAGAGTTGAGGAGCCCCCGGACTACAG TCCGCACTGGCCAGAAGGCTTGAAGGGTGAAGAGATAAAGAAGTGTGGCCGAGAAGGG ATAACACTGAATAAATACAACCAGCAATACCACAAGCTGTTTAAGGATGTTCCCTTGGAGGAAGTGGTTCTCAAAG TGTGCTCCTGTGCCCTCCAGAGGGACCTCCTTCTCCAGGGCCGGCTCTACATCTCCCCCAACTGGCTCTGCTTCCATGCCAGCCTCTTTGGCAGGGATATCAAG GTGGTCATTCCTGTGGTGTCTGTGCAAATGATCAAAAAACACAAGATGGCACGGCTCCTTCCCAATGGACTGgccatcaccaccaacaccagCCAGAAG TATATCTTTGTGTCACTGCTCTCCCGGGACAGTGTATATGACCTGCTGAGGAGAGTCTGCACCCACCTACAG ccttccagcaAGAAGAGTCTGAGTGTAAGAGAATTTCCAGGGAAACCTGAGTCTCTG GAAGTCCTCATCCCTGAGATGAAGTGGAGAAAGGTATGCCCTTCCTCCAGGTCCCTGTCTCTACCAGACAACATCCCTTGTATCCCTCCAGCATCCGTGGACTCCACAGACAGTTTCttcccctccaggaagccttcaaGGTCTG aaaaatcaagaaCCCAAGTAGCTTCAGAAAACGGTGGGAAGTGGGCATGGCCCATGCCGGGCTGGGGTCCTGCCTGCCCTAAGAAGATGCCAAACTGCTCTCCCACTGCAAAGAATGCTGTCTATGAGGAGGATGAGCTGGAGGAGGAGCCCAGGAGCACTGGGGAGCTGACGCTGTGGGATTACCGGCTCCTCAAGGTCTTCTTTGTGCT GATCTGCTTCCTGGTCATGTCCTCATCCTATCTGGCGTTCCGTATTTCTCGGCTAGAGCAGCAGTTATGCACCTTGAGTTGGAATGGCCCAGTCCCTGGGCACAG GTAA